A region from the Bombyx mori chromosome 15, ASM3026992v2 genome encodes:
- the LOC105842002 gene encoding odorant receptor 4 isoform X3, translating to MLVLMLAGEVAYVAGQMINSASIEEFVGSYLHIAGYDTMSFGKLITIWYKRNTFKQLVEELAVIWPVSIKDEVAAQIKRDSLSALKLRQFLYAFWNVLGVWLYNLTPIAILLYRKMRGTPGELGFVWQLLYPFDKTQPIFHEIVYVFETFSGVISVCCMLGSDLLFMTMSSHISMLLRLLQVQIRRLATTEGRNYESDNDCYDEIISVVKIHQRLIFYINDLENAFSVVNLINVLLSSVNICCVVFTIVFLQPWMEMSDKFFLGAALTQMGIVCWYADDIYRASVGVSDAVYESGWYRTNTRCRRALLVVLQRSQKPLFFTALKFRSITLTTYSSILTTAYSYFTLLYTSYRRN from the exons ATGTTAGTTCTGATGCTCGCTGGCGAGGTGGCCTACGTTGCTGGGCAGATGATAAATTCTGCTTCTATTGAAGAATTCGTTGGAAGCTATTTACACATTGCGGGATACGATACGatga GCTTCGGGAAGTTGATAACGATATGGTATAAACGAAACACCTTCAAGCAGCTAGTTGAGGAACTGGCAGTCATATGGCCTGTTTCGATTAAGGATGAAGTAGCAGCGCAAATAAAACGAGATAGCCTCTCCGCTTTAAAGCTAAGACAATTTT TATACGCATTCTGGAATGTTCTCGGAGTTTGGTTGTACAATTTAACGCCAATTGCCATTCTTTTGTACCGAAAAATGCGAGGGACTCCTGGAGAGCTTGGCTTCGTATGGCAGCTTCTTTATCCTTTCGACAAAACCCAACCAATCTTCCATGAAATAGTTTATGTTTTCGAAACATTTTCAG GGGTTATATCAGTATGCTGTATGCTCGGCTCAGACCTGTTATTCATGACAATGTCCAGCCACATTAGCATGTTGCTACGGCTATTGCAAGTGCAGATACGTCGCTTAGCTACAACCGAGGGGCGCAATTACGAATCCGACAATGACTGCTACGATGAAATCATTTCAGTAGTAAAAATACACCAGAGACTCATTTT CTACATCAATGATCTTGAGAATGCTTTTTCGGTCGTTAATCTCATAAACGTCCTCCTCAGTTCTGTTAATATCTGCTGCGTCGTTTTTACGATCGTG tttctaCAGCCCTGGATGGAAATGAGCGATAAGTTTTTCTTAGGCGCTGCTCTGACTCAAATGGGAATCGTTTGCTGGTACGCTGATGATATTTATAGAGCG AGCGTGGGCGTATCTGACGCGGTGTATGAAAGCGGCTGGTACAGAACCAACACCCGTTGCCGGCGGGCGCTCCTGGTCGTACTTCAAAG GTCGCAAAAACCTTTGTTTTTCACTGCTCTGAAATTTCGTTCAATCACATTGACCACCTATAGCTCT ATACTTACCACAGCTTATTCATATTTCACACTTCTCTACACTTCGTATCGCCGTAATTGA
- the LOC105842002 gene encoding odorant receptor 4 isoform X1, with translation MSESDQKFARMEILETLKLCNFCIRRVGLSFIDEVPLTVLAKLKKYFLFIFSSSMLVLMLAGEVAYVAGQMINSASIEEFVGSYLHIAGYDTMSFGKLITIWYKRNTFKQLVEELAVIWPVSIKDEVAAQIKRDSLSALKLRQFLYAFWNVLGVWLYNLTPIAILLYRKMRGTPGELGFVWQLLYPFDKTQPIFHEIVYVFETFSGVISVCCMLGSDLLFMTMSSHISMLLRLLQVQIRRLATTEGRNYESDNDCYDEIISVVKIHQRLIFYINDLENAFSVVNLINVLLSSVNICCVVFTIVFLQPWMEMSDKFFLGAALTQMGIVCWYADDIYRASVGVSDAVYESGWYRTNTRCRRALLVVLQRSQKPLFFTALKFRSITLTTYSSILTTAYSYFTLLYTSYRRN, from the exons ATGTCTGAAAGCGACCAAAAATTTGCCAGAATGGAAATATTAGAAACTTTAAAGCTATGTAATTTTTGCATCCGCAGGGTTGGATTATCATTCATCGACGAAGTACCTTTAACGGTTTTagctaaattaaaaaagtactttttgtttattttctcatCGTCGATGTTAGTTCTGATGCTCGCTGGCGAGGTGGCCTACGTTGCTGGGCAGATGATAAATTCTGCTTCTATTGAAGAATTCGTTGGAAGCTATTTACACATTGCGGGATACGATACGatga GCTTCGGGAAGTTGATAACGATATGGTATAAACGAAACACCTTCAAGCAGCTAGTTGAGGAACTGGCAGTCATATGGCCTGTTTCGATTAAGGATGAAGTAGCAGCGCAAATAAAACGAGATAGCCTCTCCGCTTTAAAGCTAAGACAATTTT TATACGCATTCTGGAATGTTCTCGGAGTTTGGTTGTACAATTTAACGCCAATTGCCATTCTTTTGTACCGAAAAATGCGAGGGACTCCTGGAGAGCTTGGCTTCGTATGGCAGCTTCTTTATCCTTTCGACAAAACCCAACCAATCTTCCATGAAATAGTTTATGTTTTCGAAACATTTTCAG GGGTTATATCAGTATGCTGTATGCTCGGCTCAGACCTGTTATTCATGACAATGTCCAGCCACATTAGCATGTTGCTACGGCTATTGCAAGTGCAGATACGTCGCTTAGCTACAACCGAGGGGCGCAATTACGAATCCGACAATGACTGCTACGATGAAATCATTTCAGTAGTAAAAATACACCAGAGACTCATTTT CTACATCAATGATCTTGAGAATGCTTTTTCGGTCGTTAATCTCATAAACGTCCTCCTCAGTTCTGTTAATATCTGCTGCGTCGTTTTTACGATCGTG tttctaCAGCCCTGGATGGAAATGAGCGATAAGTTTTTCTTAGGCGCTGCTCTGACTCAAATGGGAATCGTTTGCTGGTACGCTGATGATATTTATAGAGCG AGCGTGGGCGTATCTGACGCGGTGTATGAAAGCGGCTGGTACAGAACCAACACCCGTTGCCGGCGGGCGCTCCTGGTCGTACTTCAAAG GTCGCAAAAACCTTTGTTTTTCACTGCTCTGAAATTTCGTTCAATCACATTGACCACCTATAGCTCT ATACTTACCACAGCTTATTCATATTTCACACTTCTCTACACTTCGTATCGCCGTAATTGA
- the LOC105842002 gene encoding odorant receptor 4 isoform X2, producing the protein MSESDQKFARMEILETLKLCNFCIRRVGLSFIDEVPLTVLAKLKKYFLFIFSSSMLVLMLAGEVAYVAGQMINSASIEEFVGSYLHIAGYDTMSFGKLITIWYKRNTFKQLVEELAVIWPVSIKDEVAAQIKRDSLSALKLRQFLYAFWNVLGVWLYNLTPIAILLYRKMRGTPGELGFVWQLLYPFDKTQPIFHEIVYVFETFSGVISVCCMLGSDLLFMTMSSHISMLLRLLQVQIRRLATTEGRNYESDNDCYDEIISVVKIHQRLIFYINDLENAFSVVNLINVLLSSVNICCVVFTIVFLQPWMEMSDKFFLGAALTQMGIVCWYADDIYRASVGVSDAVYESGWYRTNTRCRRALLVVLQRSQKPLFFTALKFRSITLTTYSSVFSDHGQISTVG; encoded by the exons ATGTCTGAAAGCGACCAAAAATTTGCCAGAATGGAAATATTAGAAACTTTAAAGCTATGTAATTTTTGCATCCGCAGGGTTGGATTATCATTCATCGACGAAGTACCTTTAACGGTTTTagctaaattaaaaaagtactttttgtttattttctcatCGTCGATGTTAGTTCTGATGCTCGCTGGCGAGGTGGCCTACGTTGCTGGGCAGATGATAAATTCTGCTTCTATTGAAGAATTCGTTGGAAGCTATTTACACATTGCGGGATACGATACGatga GCTTCGGGAAGTTGATAACGATATGGTATAAACGAAACACCTTCAAGCAGCTAGTTGAGGAACTGGCAGTCATATGGCCTGTTTCGATTAAGGATGAAGTAGCAGCGCAAATAAAACGAGATAGCCTCTCCGCTTTAAAGCTAAGACAATTTT TATACGCATTCTGGAATGTTCTCGGAGTTTGGTTGTACAATTTAACGCCAATTGCCATTCTTTTGTACCGAAAAATGCGAGGGACTCCTGGAGAGCTTGGCTTCGTATGGCAGCTTCTTTATCCTTTCGACAAAACCCAACCAATCTTCCATGAAATAGTTTATGTTTTCGAAACATTTTCAG GGGTTATATCAGTATGCTGTATGCTCGGCTCAGACCTGTTATTCATGACAATGTCCAGCCACATTAGCATGTTGCTACGGCTATTGCAAGTGCAGATACGTCGCTTAGCTACAACCGAGGGGCGCAATTACGAATCCGACAATGACTGCTACGATGAAATCATTTCAGTAGTAAAAATACACCAGAGACTCATTTT CTACATCAATGATCTTGAGAATGCTTTTTCGGTCGTTAATCTCATAAACGTCCTCCTCAGTTCTGTTAATATCTGCTGCGTCGTTTTTACGATCGTG tttctaCAGCCCTGGATGGAAATGAGCGATAAGTTTTTCTTAGGCGCTGCTCTGACTCAAATGGGAATCGTTTGCTGGTACGCTGATGATATTTATAGAGCG AGCGTGGGCGTATCTGACGCGGTGTATGAAAGCGGCTGGTACAGAACCAACACCCGTTGCCGGCGGGCGCTCCTGGTCGTACTTCAAAG GTCGCAAAAACCTTTGTTTTTCACTGCTCTGAAATTTCGTTCAATCACATTGACCACCTATAGCTCT GTTTTCAGTGATCATGGTCAAATTTCGACCGTTGGGTGA